From the Streptomyces pluripotens genome, one window contains:
- a CDS encoding ABC transporter substrate-binding protein, which produces MRPSPAGLPTPSPSRRSLLRSAGGVALLAGAGIPLLSACGGSNSASDPNTVTLGSNASDAVPKKAFAEIYAAFKKKSGITVDVNTKDHNTFQEQINSYLQGTPDDVFNWFAGYRMQFFAAKKLATPLDDVWAKIGDNFPDAMKKLSKGEDGKYYFVPLYTYPWAVFYRKSVFQQHGYTVPATWDELVALCKRMKKDGLVPIAFGDKDAWPAMGTFDQINFRLNGYDFHVELMAGKASWTDAKVRAVFDHWSELLPYHQDGAMGRTWQDAAQTLVAKKAGMYLLGSFVAQQFSGTADLDDLDFFAFPEIDPAHGQDTVEAPTDGFMVSKSPKNHSGVVKLLDFLGTPQAEAIYLKADSSVVAASSKADTSSYTALQKKAYAMISGAKSLTQFMDRDSRPDFTSTVMQPALQKFVQNPKGVDGLLSSIERQKKTIFASS; this is translated from the coding sequence ATGCGCCCCTCTCCCGCCGGCCTTCCAACCCCAAGCCCCAGTCGCCGCTCCCTGCTGCGCAGCGCGGGCGGAGTCGCCCTGCTGGCCGGTGCCGGCATACCGCTGCTGTCCGCCTGCGGAGGGAGTAATTCCGCTTCCGATCCGAACACCGTCACGCTCGGTTCCAACGCCTCCGACGCCGTGCCGAAGAAGGCCTTCGCCGAGATCTACGCGGCCTTCAAGAAGAAGTCGGGCATCACAGTCGACGTCAACACCAAGGACCACAACACCTTCCAGGAGCAGATCAACTCGTATCTGCAGGGCACGCCGGACGACGTGTTCAACTGGTTCGCCGGCTACCGCATGCAGTTCTTCGCCGCGAAGAAGCTGGCCACGCCGCTCGACGACGTCTGGGCGAAGATCGGGGACAACTTCCCCGACGCGATGAAGAAGCTCAGCAAGGGCGAGGACGGCAAGTACTACTTCGTGCCCCTGTACACCTACCCGTGGGCGGTCTTCTACCGCAAGAGCGTCTTCCAGCAGCACGGCTACACGGTCCCCGCCACCTGGGACGAACTCGTCGCCCTGTGCAAGCGGATGAAGAAGGACGGTCTGGTCCCGATCGCCTTCGGCGACAAGGACGCCTGGCCGGCGATGGGCACCTTCGACCAGATCAACTTCCGCCTCAACGGCTACGACTTCCACGTCGAGCTCATGGCTGGCAAGGCCTCCTGGACCGACGCCAAGGTCAGGGCTGTCTTCGACCACTGGAGCGAACTGCTGCCCTACCACCAGGACGGTGCGATGGGCCGTACCTGGCAGGACGCGGCGCAGACGCTGGTGGCGAAGAAGGCGGGCATGTACCTCCTCGGCTCCTTCGTGGCGCAGCAGTTCAGTGGCACGGCAGACCTGGACGACCTCGACTTCTTCGCGTTCCCGGAGATCGATCCGGCACACGGGCAGGACACGGTGGAAGCGCCGACCGACGGCTTCATGGTCAGCAAGAGCCCGAAGAACCACTCAGGCGTCGTCAAACTGCTGGACTTCCTCGGCACCCCGCAGGCCGAGGCGATCTACCTCAAGGCCGACTCCAGCGTGGTCGCCGCCTCCAGCAAGGCTGACACCTCCTCGTACACCGCTCTGCAGAAGAAGGCCTACGCGATGATCAGCGGCGCCAAGAGCCTCACCCAGTTCATGGACCGCGACAGTCGGCCCGACTTCACCTCCACGGTGATGCAGCCCGCACTGCAGAAGTTCGTTCAGAACCCCAAGGGAGTGGACGGCCTGCTGTCGTCCATCGAGCGCCAGAAGAAGACCATCTTCGCGTCCTCGTGA
- a CDS encoding GntR family transcriptional regulator, producing the protein MRVVLSNSAGVPLYQQIKEQIGAAILSGELAEGSALPSVRALARDLRISVLTTNRAYTELAAEGFIATVPGKGAYVLPLDSALVREQLLRQVEEGLQTALDAARRAGLDREDLIQALDGLMRTEHGHV; encoded by the coding sequence ATGCGGGTGGTGTTGTCCAACAGTGCTGGAGTGCCGCTCTACCAGCAGATCAAGGAGCAGATCGGCGCGGCCATCCTGTCGGGGGAACTCGCCGAGGGCAGTGCCCTGCCCTCCGTCCGTGCCCTCGCTCGTGATCTACGGATCAGCGTCCTCACTACCAACCGTGCCTACACCGAGTTGGCTGCCGAGGGGTTCATCGCCACCGTCCCCGGCAAGGGCGCCTACGTCCTGCCGTTGGACTCGGCGCTCGTGCGCGAGCAATTGCTGCGCCAGGTGGAGGAAGGCTTGCAGACCGCCCTGGACGCCGCCCGGCGGGCTGGCCTCGACCGCGAGGATCTCATCCAGGCCCTGGACGGGTTGATGCGGACCGAGCACGGACACGTCTGA
- a CDS encoding ABC transporter ATP-binding protein, whose amino-acid sequence MSGDLAFALRGVGCAVGNGFALRDVSFELPTGYVMGLIGANGAGKTTTIRCLLGMRGIDTGEIELLGHRVPGPVALRQEVGVVLDHAYLVGDWRLAEVERTLRPFYSRWDGARYRQLLQDFGLDLRAKVKDLSRGMAMKLMIAVALSHRARLLVFDEPTSGLDPVARDELVGIIGDFLLDEGHSVLFSTHITSDLDRVGDYVTLIHDGRIVRSGPKDEILAAYRVVRGGPEELSGLVGVELIGLRRTPTGAEALVRTEEAGLLGGGVLAEAPTLEEIAVHIGSPSMKPPAKRNGRHGVVA is encoded by the coding sequence GTGTCTGGCGATCTTGCGTTCGCCCTGCGGGGCGTGGGCTGCGCGGTGGGTAACGGCTTTGCGTTGCGCGATGTGAGTTTCGAGCTGCCGACCGGCTACGTCATGGGCCTCATTGGCGCGAACGGTGCCGGCAAGACGACGACGATCCGCTGCCTGCTGGGCATGCGCGGGATCGACACCGGTGAGATCGAGTTGCTCGGCCATCGGGTGCCCGGTCCGGTCGCGCTGCGTCAGGAGGTCGGGGTGGTGCTCGACCATGCCTACCTCGTGGGCGACTGGCGGTTGGCCGAGGTCGAACGGACGCTGCGCCCCTTCTACAGCCGCTGGGACGGCGCCCGCTATCGGCAGTTGCTCCAGGACTTCGGCCTGGATCTGCGAGCGAAGGTCAAGGACCTGTCCCGCGGCATGGCGATGAAGCTCATGATCGCCGTGGCACTGTCGCACCGGGCGCGGCTGCTCGTCTTCGACGAACCGACCAGCGGTCTGGACCCCGTCGCCAGGGACGAACTGGTCGGCATCATCGGGGACTTCCTGCTCGACGAGGGGCACAGCGTCCTGTTCTCCACGCACATCACCTCCGACCTGGATCGCGTGGGCGACTATGTGACGCTCATCCATGACGGCCGCATCGTCCGATCCGGTCCCAAGGACGAGATCCTGGCGGCCTACCGGGTCGTGCGGGGCGGGCCGGAGGAATTGAGCGGGCTCGTCGGCGTCGAGCTGATCGGCCTTCGGCGGACGCCGACCGGGGCTGAAGCTCTGGTTCGCACCGAGGAAGCCGGCCTTCTCGGTGGGGGCGTCCTCGCCGAGGCGCCCACCCTTGAGGAGATCGCCGTCCACATCGGCTCGCCGTCGATGAAGCCGCCGGCGAAGCGGAACGGCCGGCACGGGGTGGTCGCATGA
- a CDS encoding ABC-2 transporter permease gives MTAVARMAVLHLRTVVPYRTQGFLVFGLMVLLLAHSPVRLVPALALLLAPLIAVHPFVVADKAGLETLYAVLPLPRRTVLLGHYAWALASFLATVSAGTALAVLLAWAEDAPFAGRALVTMLTLAWMLFAANIAIQLPLLIRFGYARISVLGTTVPLALVMLTVLRLHLTMAWIQAWLPLIWVAGVAAIVTSAALAAHAPKPRP, from the coding sequence ATGACCGCCGTCGCCCGTATGGCCGTGCTGCACCTGCGCACCGTGGTGCCGTATCGGACCCAGGGCTTCCTGGTGTTCGGCCTGATGGTCCTGTTGCTCGCTCACAGCCCTGTTCGGCTTGTGCCCGCGCTCGCACTGTTGCTCGCCCCGCTGATCGCCGTCCACCCGTTCGTGGTCGCCGACAAGGCCGGCCTGGAGACGCTCTACGCCGTATTGCCCCTGCCTCGCCGCACGGTCCTGCTCGGGCACTACGCCTGGGCCCTGGCGAGCTTCCTCGCCACTGTCAGCGCAGGAACGGCGCTGGCCGTTCTCCTTGCGTGGGCCGAGGACGCGCCCTTCGCCGGTCGCGCCCTGGTGACGATGCTGACGCTGGCCTGGATGCTGTTCGCCGCCAACATCGCGATCCAACTCCCGTTGCTGATCCGGTTCGGGTACGCCCGCATCAGTGTCCTGGGTACCACTGTGCCACTGGCGTTGGTCATGCTGACCGTGCTTCGGCTGCACCTGACCATGGCGTGGATCCAGGCATGGCTGCCGCTCATCTGGGTGGCAGGCGTGGCCGCGATAGTGACGTCCGCGGCCCTGGCGGCACACGCGCCAAAGCCTCGGCCATAG
- a CDS encoding sugar ABC transporter substrate-binding protein, producing MDRSSRSRSRRLAPAVAAAAALILAGCSSSSGGKKAEEGAANASAGKADTPRMTVALVTHQAPGDTFWDTVRKGAEAAAAKDNMKLVYASDPNAGNQANLVQNAIDQKVDGIAVTLAKPDAMKSVIGKARQSGIPVVGLNSGLSDWKKLDLLEFFGQDESVAGEAFGKKLNTTGAKKVVCVIQEQGNVGLTQRCDGVKKTFTGTTETLYVNGTDMPSVKATITAKLKQDTSIDTVVTLGAPFALTAVQSVADAGSKAQVATFDLNKELVKAVRNGTIEFAVDQQPYLQGYLAVDSLWLYKNNGNYSGGGEQPVLTGPAFVDKSNIDRIAAFAAKGTR from the coding sequence ATGGACCGCTCTTCTCGCTCCCGCTCCCGCAGACTGGCCCCGGCCGTGGCCGCTGCGGCAGCCCTCATCCTCGCCGGCTGCTCAAGCAGCTCCGGCGGCAAGAAGGCCGAGGAGGGAGCGGCGAACGCCTCTGCGGGCAAGGCCGACACCCCCCGCATGACCGTCGCCCTGGTCACCCACCAGGCGCCCGGAGACACGTTCTGGGACACCGTCCGCAAGGGCGCGGAAGCCGCTGCGGCCAAGGACAACATGAAACTCGTCTACGCCAGCGATCCCAACGCCGGCAACCAGGCGAACTTGGTGCAGAACGCGATCGACCAGAAGGTCGACGGCATCGCGGTCACACTGGCCAAGCCCGACGCGATGAAGAGCGTGATCGGCAAGGCTCGGCAATCCGGCATACCCGTGGTCGGACTCAACTCCGGACTGAGTGACTGGAAGAAGCTCGACCTGCTGGAATTCTTCGGGCAGGACGAGAGCGTGGCGGGCGAGGCGTTCGGCAAGAAGCTGAACACCACCGGTGCCAAGAAGGTCGTGTGTGTGATCCAGGAGCAGGGCAACGTGGGCCTCACCCAGCGCTGCGACGGCGTGAAGAAGACGTTCACGGGCACCACCGAGACGCTCTATGTCAACGGCACCGACATGCCGTCCGTGAAAGCGACCATCACGGCGAAGCTGAAGCAGGACACCTCCATCGACACCGTCGTCACACTCGGCGCGCCGTTCGCCCTCACCGCGGTGCAGTCGGTGGCTGACGCCGGTAGCAAGGCCCAGGTCGCCACCTTCGACCTCAACAAGGAACTGGTCAAGGCCGTCCGGAACGGCACCATCGAGTTCGCCGTCGACCAGCAGCCGTACCTGCAGGGCTACCTCGCGGTCGATTCCCTGTGGCTCTACAAGAACAACGGCAACTACAGCGGTGGCGGCGAGCAGCCGGTGCTGACCGGCCCGGCCTTCGTGGACAAGTCCAACATCGACCGGATCGCCGCCTTCGCCGCGAAGGGCACCCGGTGA
- a CDS encoding ABC transporter permease — protein MRMAQQAEPAAGAPPASGPGVADGRTTRRPLALRLLARPEVGVFLGAAAVLVFFLIVAPSVREGGSMATVLYQSSTIGIMALPVALLMIGGEFDLSAGVAVITSALTASMLSYQLTLNVWVGVIAALIVSLAIGAFNGWMVVKTGLPSFLVTLGTFLILQGANLAVTKLVTGNVATDDISDMDGFDQAKKVFASSVGVGGVQVKITVFYWLAFAALATWVLLRTKYGNWVFAVGGSKESARAVGVPVTFTKISLFMLVGLGAWFVGMHELFSFNTVQSGEGVGPELIYISAAVIGGCLLTGGYGSAIGPVFGAFMFGMVNQGIVFAGWNPDWFKAFLGVMLLGAVLINLWVQRTATRR, from the coding sequence ATGAGGATGGCGCAGCAGGCTGAGCCGGCGGCTGGCGCACCGCCGGCTTCCGGCCCTGGGGTGGCCGACGGCCGGACCACCCGGCGCCCGTTGGCGCTCCGGCTGCTGGCCCGCCCCGAAGTGGGCGTCTTCCTCGGCGCCGCGGCCGTACTGGTCTTCTTCCTGATCGTCGCGCCCTCGGTCCGCGAGGGCGGGTCGATGGCCACGGTCCTGTACCAGTCGTCGACCATCGGCATCATGGCCCTCCCCGTGGCCCTGCTGATGATCGGCGGTGAGTTCGACCTCTCCGCCGGTGTGGCGGTGATCACGTCCGCACTCACCGCGAGCATGCTCAGCTACCAGCTCACGCTGAACGTGTGGGTCGGTGTGATCGCCGCTCTGATCGTCTCCCTCGCGATCGGCGCCTTCAACGGTTGGATGGTGGTGAAGACCGGACTGCCCAGCTTCCTGGTCACTCTCGGCACCTTCCTGATCCTGCAGGGCGCCAACCTCGCCGTCACCAAGCTGGTCACCGGCAACGTCGCCACCGACGACATCAGTGACATGGACGGCTTCGACCAGGCCAAGAAGGTCTTCGCCTCTTCCGTCGGTGTCGGCGGCGTCCAGGTGAAGATCACCGTGTTCTACTGGCTGGCCTTCGCGGCCCTCGCCACCTGGGTGCTGTTGCGCACCAAGTATGGCAACTGGGTGTTCGCCGTCGGCGGCAGCAAGGAGTCCGCGCGGGCCGTCGGTGTGCCGGTGACCTTCACGAAGATCTCACTGTTCATGTTGGTCGGCCTCGGCGCCTGGTTCGTCGGCATGCACGAGCTGTTCTCCTTCAACACCGTCCAGTCGGGCGAGGGCGTCGGCCCGGAGCTCATCTACATCTCCGCGGCCGTCATCGGCGGCTGCCTGCTCACCGGCGGCTACGGCTCGGCGATCGGCCCCGTTTTCGGCGCCTTCATGTTCGGCATGGTCAACCAGGGCATCGTCTTCGCCGGTTGGAACCCCGACTGGTTCAAGGCATTCCTCGGCGTGATGCTCCTCGGCGCCGTCCTGATCAATCTGTGGGTCCAGCGCACGGCCACCCGGAGGTAA
- a CDS encoding ATP-binding cassette domain-containing protein, whose protein sequence is MTDNGTAPHGAVLGGTAPPDGPLVELRGAGKSYGNIRALHGVDLQVRPGRVTCVLGDNGAGKSTLIKIISGLHQHTEGEFLVDGRPVRFGTPREALDLGIAAVYQDLATVPLMPVWRNFFLGSELTVGPWPIRRLDIARMKETADRELRHMGIVLDDLEQPIGTLSGGQRQCVAIARAVHFGARVLILDEPTAALGVKQSGVVLKYIAAARDRGLGVVFITHNPHHAYMVGDHFSVLRLGTLELSADRSEIGLEELTHHMAGGTELAALKHELAQVRGVDVEEMPEKEDLSAPVANSSEGNS, encoded by the coding sequence ATGACCGACAACGGAACCGCACCCCACGGCGCCGTCCTCGGTGGCACCGCGCCCCCGGACGGACCGCTGGTGGAACTGCGGGGCGCGGGCAAGTCCTACGGAAACATCCGCGCCCTGCACGGTGTCGACCTCCAAGTCCGCCCCGGACGAGTCACCTGCGTCCTCGGCGACAACGGGGCCGGCAAGTCCACCCTCATCAAGATCATCTCAGGGCTGCACCAGCACACCGAGGGCGAATTCCTCGTGGACGGGCGGCCCGTGCGCTTCGGCACCCCGCGCGAGGCCCTCGACCTCGGTATCGCCGCCGTCTACCAGGACCTGGCGACCGTCCCGTTGATGCCGGTGTGGCGGAACTTCTTCCTTGGTTCCGAACTGACGGTGGGCCCCTGGCCGATCCGCCGCCTGGACATCGCCCGCATGAAAGAGACCGCCGATCGGGAATTGCGCCACATGGGCATCGTCCTGGACGATCTGGAGCAGCCCATCGGCACGCTTTCCGGCGGCCAGCGTCAGTGTGTGGCGATCGCCCGCGCCGTCCATTTCGGCGCCCGTGTCCTCATCCTGGACGAGCCGACCGCGGCCCTGGGCGTCAAGCAGTCCGGCGTCGTGCTGAAGTACATCGCCGCCGCCCGTGACCGGGGGCTGGGCGTCGTCTTCATCACCCACAACCCTCACCACGCCTACATGGTCGGCGACCATTTCAGCGTCCTGCGTCTCGGAACCCTAGAGCTGTCCGCGGACCGCAGTGAGATCGGCCTGGAAGAGCTCACCCACCACATGGCTGGCGGCACCGAACTCGCCGCGCTCAAGCACGAGCTGGCGCAGGTGCGCGGCGTTGATGTCGAGGAAATGCCCGAGAAGGAAGACCTCAGCGCGCCCGTGGCGAACTCATCCGAAGGGAACTCCTGA
- a CDS encoding sugar phosphate isomerase/epimerase family protein, protein MPHALDHIRVGSAPDSWGVWFPDDPRQVPWERFLDEVAEAGYDWIELGPYGYLPTDPARLADEVARRSLKVSAGTVFTGMHRGPSVWEATWEHVGQVAALTQAMGARHLVVIPSFWRDDKTAQILEPPELTAEQWGHLAQGMERLGHEVKETYDLDIVVHPHADTHIDTEEHVERFLDSTDAELVSLCLDTGHYAYCGGDSVKLIETYGERLGYLHLKQVDPEILADVRAHEVPFGPAVARGVMCEPPSGVPELGPVLEAAQKLGVELFAIVEQDMYPCEPDRPLPIAVRTRRFLRSCGA, encoded by the coding sequence ATGCCCCACGCCCTCGACCACATCCGGGTCGGCTCGGCCCCCGACTCCTGGGGCGTCTGGTTCCCCGACGACCCGCGGCAGGTTCCCTGGGAGCGCTTCCTCGACGAGGTCGCCGAAGCAGGCTACGACTGGATCGAACTCGGTCCCTACGGCTACCTTCCCACCGACCCGGCGCGGCTGGCCGATGAGGTGGCCCGGCGCAGTCTGAAGGTTTCGGCGGGCACGGTCTTCACCGGTATGCACCGCGGCCCGTCCGTCTGGGAGGCCACCTGGGAGCATGTCGGCCAGGTGGCCGCGCTCACCCAGGCCATGGGCGCCAGGCACCTCGTGGTGATCCCCTCCTTCTGGCGCGACGACAAGACCGCCCAAATTTTGGAGCCGCCGGAGCTGACCGCCGAGCAGTGGGGGCACTTGGCCCAGGGCATGGAACGGCTCGGCCACGAGGTCAAGGAGACCTACGACCTGGACATCGTGGTCCACCCGCACGCCGACACCCACATCGACACCGAGGAGCACGTCGAACGCTTCCTGGACTCCACCGACGCCGAGTTGGTCAGCCTGTGCCTGGACACGGGCCACTACGCCTACTGCGGCGGCGACAGCGTCAAGTTGATCGAGACCTACGGCGAACGCCTCGGCTACCTGCACCTCAAGCAGGTCGACCCGGAGATCCTGGCGGACGTCCGCGCGCACGAGGTGCCCTTCGGCCCGGCCGTAGCACGTGGGGTGATGTGCGAACCGCCCTCCGGCGTACCGGAGCTGGGACCGGTCCTGGAGGCGGCGCAGAAGCTGGGCGTGGAACTGTTCGCCATCGTCGAGCAGGACATGTA